The Astatotilapia calliptera chromosome 17, fAstCal1.2, whole genome shotgun sequence genome has a segment encoding these proteins:
- the nphs2 gene encoding podocin, with product MEKSSNHPPRSRMTARKERDRGASEAPRRNPQRKPKVEQLSEASSVRKEKLGTHVGKMEQETEVKVKSTVVDIDSVRDNEVKDENVGLLEAAEQDDSLKHKKLGVCEWLLMVFVLALVLLFFPLSIWFCVKVVREHERAVIFRLGHLLRGKPRGPGLFFHLPLLDVCHKVDIRLKMLKVPPHVVVTKDLVRPELSAVCYYQIENVALCSSAVSSLTAVLQSLVQAAVRDVLAQQTFSHVLLHRRKIGEQIQATVDSFACRWGVRVERADIDELSFPAELQQSLAAAAEAKRQQQIKVKAAESEMAAWDGFRASLRHLQPALVLPFPPSLNSDVSPLPPPPPPCVEGDGGVSPEEPDTDSPMM from the exons ATGGAGAAGTCCTCCAATCACCCACCAAGATCCAGAATGACGGCCAGGAAGGAGAGGGACAGGGGAGCCTCAGAGGCTCCAAGGAGGAATCCTCAGAGGAAGCCGAAGGTGGAGCAGCTCTCTGAAGCATCATCGGTGAGGAAAGAGAAGCTGGGGACGCATGTGGGGAAGATGGAGCAAGAGACAGAAGTGAAGGTGAAATCAACGGTGGTGGATATAGACAGTGTGAGAGATAATGAAGTCAAGGATGAGAATGTGGGGCTCCTGGAAGCAGCAGAGCAGGATGACA GTCTGAAGCATAAGAAGCTGGGAGTCTGTGAGTGGCTGCTGATGGTCTTTGTCTTGGCTCTGgttctcctcttcttccctcTTTCCATCTGGTTCTGCGTCAAA GTAGTGAGGGAACACGAAAGAGCTGTGATCTTCAGACTGGGTCACCTACTGCGTGGAAAACCCAGAGGACCAG gCCTTTTTTTCCACCTCCCACTTCTCGACGTGTGTCACAAAGTTGACATCCGACTGAAGATGTTGAAGGTTCCTCCTCACGTG GTGGTGACAAAGGACTTGGTGAGGCCGGAGCTGAGCGCAGTGTGTTATTACCAGATAGAGAACGTGGCACTGTGCAGCTCAGCTGTATCCAGTCTGACCGCAGTGCTGCAGAGTCTGGTCCAGGCTGCAGTCAGAGACGTTCTGGCCCAGCAAACATTCAGCCACGTCCTGCTGCACAGGCGGAAGATCGGGGAGCAGATACAAGCAACGGTCGACTCCTTCGCTTGTCGCTGGGGCGTCAGGGTGGAGAGGGCAGACAT AGACGAGCTCAGTTTTCCTGCGGAGCTGCAGCAGAGCCTGGCTGCCGCTGCCGAGGCCAAGAGACAGCAGCAGATCAAA GTGAAGGCAGCAGAAAGTGAGATGGCTGCCTGGGATGGATTTCGGGCTTCCCTCCGTCACCTTCAACCTGCCTTGGTCCTGCCTTTCCCTCCGAGCCTCAACTCCGACGTGTCACCCctacctccccctcctcccccgtGCGTGGAGGGGGACGGCGGGGTGTCACCTGAGGAGCCAGACACAGACTCGCCAATGATGTGA